From Tripterygium wilfordii isolate XIE 37 chromosome 13, ASM1340144v1, whole genome shotgun sequence, the proteins below share one genomic window:
- the LOC120012499 gene encoding receptor-like protein 52, which produces MTLASRSFARESPEISPEVTDQRWWREGAKGSFPFVLIYTGEGRGITLLTILEWIHVRFYFENFLKIVYLIFASVDFSCKKPWHVSIFPRHGLKMLNFNKNGMNGSLPTFTGFLELEVLDLTYNLLSESIESQLNGLSGLKSWNRSFNMFTGSIPIGKSMPSLEHLMLKMNNFQDTIPKKITHYQNLSWIDFTMKKLLGSLPMEIGDLSLVGVLQKFVAVELGQELSHRYFASTIGSFKHGMCQFENPGET; this is translated from the exons ATGACCCTTGCCAGCCGGAGCTTTGCTAGAGAGTCACCGGAAATTTCACCGGAAGTGACTGACCAGAGGTGGTGGAGAGAAGGTGCAAAGGGTAGCTTCCCCTTTGTTCTAATATACACGGGTGAAG GACGGGGTATTACACTACTAACCATACTTGAGTGGATACATGTccgtttttattttgaaaatttcctcAAAATTGTATACCTTATTTTCG CCTCTGTTGATTTTTCTTGTAAAAAACCATGGCATGTGTCGATTTTTCCAAGGCATGGGTTGAAGATGTTAAATTTCAATAAGAATGGTATGAATGGTTCTTTACCTACTTTCACTGGCTTTCTCGAATTGGAAGTGTTGGATTTGACATACAATCTCTTGAGTGAAAGTATAGAATCTCAATTGAATGGATTGTCAGGGTTGAAAAGTTGGAATCGTAGCTTCAATATGTTCACTGGTTCAATTCCTATTGGAAAATCCATGCCTTCTCTGGAGCATCTTATGCTTAAaatgaataattttcaggatactatcccaaaaaaaatcacacaTTATCAGAACTTGAGCTGGATAGATTTTACCATGAAAAAGCTTTTAGGGTCTCTTCCTATGGAAATTGGAGATCTCTCTCTAG TTGGGGTTTTGCAGAAGTTTGTTGCTGTTGAACTTGGCCAAGAATTATCTCACAGGTACTTTGCCAGCACAATTGGGTCTTTCAAACATGGCATGTGTCAATTTGAGAATCCTGGTGAAACTTAG
- the LOC120013214 gene encoding eukaryotic translation initiation factor 3 subunit I-like, with protein MRPILMKGHERPLTFLKYNREGDLLFSCAKDHDPTVWFADNGERLGTYRGHNGAVWCCDVSRDSTRLITGSADQTAKLWNIQTGQQLFTFKFDSPARAVDFAVGDKLAVMTTDPFMELASAIHVKRIARDADEQTSESLLTIQGPQGRINRAVWGPLNRTIISAGEDSIVRIWDTETGKLLKESDKETGHKKTVTSLAKSADGSHFLTGSLDKSAKLWDTRTLTLVKTYVTERPVNAVAMSPLLDHVVLGGGQDASAVTTTDHRAGKFEAKFYDKVLQKEIGGVKGHFGPINALAFNPDGRSFSSGGEDGYVRLHHFDPDYFNIRM; from the exons ATGAGGCCGATATTGATGAAGGGTCATGAAAGGCCGTTAACGTTCCTCAAGTACAACAGAGAGGGAGATCTTCTGTTCTCCTGTGCAAAGGATCACGACCCCACTGTCTGGTTCGCCGACAATGGCGAGCGCCTCGGCACCTATCGCGGCCATAACGGCGCCGTTTGGTGCTGCGATGTCTCAA GAGATTCTACTCGACTTATTACTGGGAGTGCAGATCAGACTGCAAAGCTTTGGAATATTCAAACAGGACAGCAACTATTTACATTTAAGTTTGATTCACCAGCTAGGGCTGTGGACTTTGCCGTTGGTGATAAGCTTGCTGTGATGACCACTGATCCCTTCATGGAATTGGCTTCTGCCATTCATGTTAAGCGCATTGCAAGAGATGCTGATGAAC AGACCAGTGAATCTCTGCTAACCATCCAAGGCCCTCAAGGGAGAATTAACCGAGCTGTTTGGGGGCCACTGAACAGGACTATTATAAGTGCTGGAGAGGACTCTATTGTTCGTATATGGGATACTGAG ACTGGCAAGTTGCTCAAAGAATCAGATAAGGAAACTGGCCATAAAAAGACGGTGACATCACTTGCAAAATCCGCAGATGGCTCGCACTTCCTAACTGGTTCTCTGGATAAATCCGCCAAG CTTTGGGACACCAGAACATTGACTCTTGTCAAGACCTATGTGACTGAACGGCCGGTCAACGCTGTTGCAATGTCACCTCTTCTTGATCAT gtggTTCTTGGAGGTGGTCAGGATGCATCAGCTGTTACCACCACTGATCATCGTGCTGGAAAGTTTGAGGCTAAATTTTATGATAAG GTTCTTCAAAAGGAGATCGGTGGTGTGAAGGGACATTTTGGACCCATAAATGCTTTGGCCTTCAACCCGGATGGGAGGAG